One window from the genome of Cucumis melo cultivar AY chromosome 10, USDA_Cmelo_AY_1.0, whole genome shotgun sequence encodes:
- the LOC103496772 gene encoding PHD finger protein MALE STERILITY 1 yields the protein MVAASSSSNSKSMLSLRLMELEGHILHGVFHSNGFGHLLCLNGLEMGNSLPGYLLMDFWDRLCNALKARKVSLRDISQKRGMELRLLHSIAFGQSWFGEWGYKFSHGPFKVTIPMHQKAIETLQSLPLSLLLHHFASIHPQIPFIFSKYQSLSNHPLLTLQDLLHFMLNLKSPLHTQNSMEYSHSLAGFLLETSCRWSPKRVEMAVRVIIEALKRAEFRWVSRQEVRDAARIYIGDTGLLDFVLKSLGNHVVGNYLVRRTLNPVTKVLEYCLQDVCSSVEMKPRCKVGRVELAKDISNLYKYILGDQKPLQAKGILPTLTMASEIILDSKFLVKEYMSEPQTKFELEIEGKLNLLCTIRLKRQETTTILPYECIALKNNGTIDELKKEVERNFKEIYWGLRSFVVKKIVDLEAKGNDLVFGLVEVGGKLVFEGSGEDEGSFFMNNNNNNNTNNNGGMNKRIMECICGAMEDDGERMVACDICEIWQHTRCVQIPNEQQVPHIFICNRCDQEIALLHSLP from the exons ATGGTGGCTGCTTCTTCTTCCTCAAATAGCAAAAGCATGTTGAGTTTGAGGCTGATGGAATTAGAAGGTCATATCCTTCATGGGGTTTTTCATTCCAATGGCTTTGGCCATTTATTGTGTCTCAATGGACTTGAAATGGGCAATTCTTTGCCTGGCTACCTTCTCATGGACTTTTGGGATCGTTTGTGCAATGCACTTAAAGCAAG GAAGGTGAGTCTGAGGGACATTTCACAAAAGAGAGGAATGGAACTAAGGCTACTCCATAGCATTGCATTTGGTCAGTCATGGTTTGGTGAATGGGGCTACAAATTCAGCCATGGACCCTTCAAAGTTACCATTCCAATGCACCAAAAAGCCATTGAAACACTTCAAAgcctccctctctctctccttctccACCACTTTGCCTCTATTCATCCCCAAATTCCTTTCATTTTCTCAAAGTACCAATCCCTCTCCAACCATCCTCTTCTCACCCTTCAAGACCTCCTCCATTTCATGCTCAACCTCAAATCCCCTCTCCACACACAAAACTCCATGGAATACTCCCATAGCTTAGCTGGATTCTTGCTCGAAACTTCTTGTCGATGGTCCCCCAAGCGAGTTGAAATGGCAGTTCGAGTCATCATTGAGGCATTGAAGCGAGCAGAGTTTCGATGGGTTTCACGACAGGAAGTTCGAGATGCAGCTCGTATTTATATAGGCGATACTGGGTTGTTGGATTTCGTGTTGAAGTCGTTGGGAAATCATGTTGTTGGAAATTATTTGGTTCGAAGAACATTGAATCCTGTGACGAAAGTGCTTGAGTATTGTTTGCAAGATGTTTGCAGTAGTGTTGAAATGAAACCCAG GTGTAAAGTTGGGAGGGTGGAGTTAGCAAAAGATATCTCCAACCTCTACAAATATATTCTTGGAGACCAAAAGCCATTGCAGGCAAAAGGAATTCTTCCCACTCTAACAATGGCTTCTGAGATCATCCTCGACTCGAAGTTCCTTGTCAAGGAATACATGTCGGAGCCACAAACAAAATTTGAGCTTGAAATTGAAGGAAAATTGAACCTCTTGTGCACAATTAGACTCAAAAGACAAGAAACGACAACAATACTTCCATATGAGTGCATTGCATTGAAGAATAATGGCACCATTGATGAGCTAAAGAAGGAAGTGGAAAGGAACTTCAAAGAAATCTATTGGGGATTGAGAAGTTTTGTAGTGAAAAAGATAGTTGATTTGGAGGCAAAAGGGAATGATTTGGTGTTTGGGTTAGTGGAAGTAGGTGGGAAGTTGGTGTTTGAAGGAAGTGGAGAAGATGAAGGAAGCTTTTTCatgaacaataataataataacaatactaataataatggTGGAATGAATAAGAGAATTATGGAGTGTATTTGTGGAGCTATGGAAGATGATGGAGAAAGGATGGTGGCTTGTGATATTTGTGAAATTTGGCAACACACAAGGTGTGTACAAATACCAAATGAACAACAAGTTCCtcatatttttatttgtaataggTGTGACCAAGAAATTGCATTGTTACACTCATTGCCTTAG